The Nicotiana tabacum cultivar K326 chromosome 14, ASM71507v2, whole genome shotgun sequence genome contains a region encoding:
- the LOC107821404 gene encoding protein SULFUR DEFICIENCY-INDUCED 1-like — protein MMKNYNNGLCTKKGEMKQDPYHVIHKLPPGDSPYVRAKYAQLVEKDPEAAIVLFWKAINAGDRVDSALKDMAVVLKQQDRSEEAIEAIKSFRERCSKQAQESLDNVLIDLYKKCGKLEEQIELLKQKLRMIYQGEAFNGKPTKTARSHGRKFQVTIKQETSRILGNLGWAYMQQTNYAIAEIVYHKAQQIDPDANKACNLCLCLLKQARYSEAKSVLEDVLQGKVSGSDDPKSKSRAEELLKELEQFGSFVYTSSSPQLNLEDAFIEGLDKLMNEWTPFRSRRLPIFEEISPCRDQLAC, from the exons ATGATGAAGAATTACAACAATGGATTAtgcacaaagaaaggagaaatgaagCAAGACCCTTATCATGTTATTCATAAGCTTCCTCCCGGTGATAGTCCCTATGTTCGAGCCAAATATGCACAG CTAGTAGAAAAAGATCCAGAGGCTGCTATAGTTCTATTTTGGAAGGCAATAAATGCAGGAGATAGAGTTGATAGTGCTTTGAAAGACATGGCTGTGGTTTTGAAACAACAAGATCGATCTGAAGAGGCTATTGAAGCTATAAAATCATTTAGAGAACGATGCTCGAAACAAGCACAAGAATCATTAGACAATGTCCTCATCGATTTATACAAG AAATGTGGAAAATTAGAGGAGCAGATTGAACTGTTGAAGCAGAAGCTGCGAATGATATATCAAGGAGAAGCATTTAATGGTAAACCGACTAAGACAGCTCGGTCCCATGGAAGGAAGTTTCAAGTTACTATCAAGCAAGAGACCTCCAGAATACTG GGTAATTTAGGTTGGGCATACATGCAACAAACCAACTATGCAATTGCTGAAATTGTTTATCACAAAGCTCAGCAAATTGACCCTGATGCCAATAAAGCCTGCAATCTATGTCTGTGCCTACTAAAACAAGCGCGATATAGTGAAGCAAAGTCGGTTCTTGAAGACGTTTTACAAGGTAAAGTCTCTGGCTCAGATGATCCTAAATCAAAGAGTCGTGCAGAGGAACTATTGAAGGAATTGGAACAATTTGGATCATTTGTATACACTTCCTCTTCTCCCCAATTAAACTTAGAAGATGCATTTATTGAGGGTCTTGACAAGTTGATGAACGAGTGGACACCATTTCGATCGAGGCGACTTCCTATTTTTGAAGAAATTTCACCATGTAGAGATCAATTGGCTTGTTGA